The Lactuca sativa cultivar Salinas chromosome 2, Lsat_Salinas_v11, whole genome shotgun sequence genome includes a window with the following:
- the LOC111917517 gene encoding delta-9 acyl-lipid desaturase 1 codes for MSLAIHPNFHISKNHKWRTCLAIIPSNRSYKSKTLTSMPCFTSLQPPSTSPLRIKTRGHVTRVAAAASAAGVLDDSTSEFEKRPKGWFWFRKWDSEDVASICWFVGIHVLAACAPFMLDSGAIRVAVVLGLLSGFGVTLGYHRLLCHRSFKLPKWLEYFFAYCGAHAFQRDPMFYVNTHVAHHKYTDTDRDPVAPIRGFWYSNLGWFCNNDYVASKCGEPKGGEYSKVSELKAQWFYRFLHDTYFWHPAALAALLYLRGGFSYLAWAMGMRAVVTHHFASLASSVSHKWGERPWDCPDTSTNNWWVAMLTLGEGWHNNHHAFQRSARHGFEWWQLDLTWELIRFLQFVGLATDVKLVSEADKRRMSLKWAKLKQKKNETVKQEQGNPREVSV; via the exons ATGTCACTAGCCATTCATCCTAACTTTCACATTTCAAAGAACCACAAATGGAGGACATGCCTTGCTATTATCCCTTCCAACCGTAGCTACAAATCCAAAACCCTAACCTCTATGCCATGTTTCACGTCGTTACAACCCCCGTCAACCAGTCCCCTGCGTATTAAAACAAGAGGCCATGTAACTAGGGTAGCAGCGGCTGCGTCTGCAGCGGGGGTACTAGATGATTCAACGTCGGAGTTCGAAAAGAGGCCTAAGGGATGGTTTTGGTTTAGGAAATGGGATTCCGAAGACGTAGCTAGCATTTGCTGGTTTGTCGGAATTCATGTGCTGGCTGCTTGCGCACCTTTTATGCTTGATTCGGGTGCAATCAGAGTGGCTGTTGTCTTGGGTTTATTGAGTGGGTTTGGTGTGACTCTTGGTTATCATAGACTTCTTTGTCACCGTAGTTTCAAGCTCCCCAAATGGCTCGAGTATTTCTTCGCTTATTGTGGTGCTCACGCCTTCCAG AGAGATCCAATGTTTTATGTGAACACACACGTGGCCCATCACAAGTATACCGATACAGATAGGGATCCTGTTGCCCCAATCCGCGGTTTTTGGTATAGTAATTTGGGTTGGTTCTGTAACAACGACTATGTTGCTTCGAAG TGTGGAGAACCAAAGGGTGGAGAATACTCTAAAGTATCCGAGCTAAAGGCACAGTGGTTCTATAGGTTTCTTCATGATACTTACTTCTGGCATCCAGCTGCACTTGCAGCCTTACTATATCTCCGAGGAGGCTTTTCCTATTTGGCCTGGGCCATG GGTATGCGAGCAGTTGTGACTCATCATTTCGCCTCATTGGCATCCTCTGTCAGCCATAAATGGGGCGAGAGGCCGTGGGACTGCCCGGATACTTCCACCAATAATTG GTGGGTGGCAATGTTGACTCTTGGAGAGGGTTGGCATAACAATCACCACGCTTTCCAGAGATCTGCTCGACATGGATTTGAATGGTGGCAGTTGGATCTGACATGGGAGTTGATCAGGTTTCTTCAATTTGTTGGATTGGCAACTGATGTCAAGTTAGTGAGTGAGGCCGATAAAAGAAGAATGTCATTGAAGTGGGCAaagttgaaacaaaaaaaaaatgaaactgtAAAACAGGAACAAGGGAACCCTCGGGAAGTTTCAGTATAA